In Phaeobacter gallaeciensis DSM 26640, a genomic segment contains:
- a CDS encoding alanine/glycine:cation symporter family protein — MNTLSKAAALAVPGALGLSGPLMAQTIDEKVNELFASSTGWFVNFIFSPFPGTSFPWIVAWLVIAATIFTIYFGLIQFRAFPHSISLVKGDYSDPNDAGEVSHFQALATALSGTVGLGNIAGVAVAVGIGGPGATFWMILAGLMGMASKFTECTLGVKYRNEYPDGTVSGGPMYYMTKGFAARGLPGGKFMAVLFSIFCILGAFGGGNMFQANQAHAQLTNVLGDYPGWITGVIFAGVVFAVIIGGLKSIASVTEKVVPFMGVLYVLTALVIILLNFDKIGWAFGQIFDGAFTGLGVAGGMVGALIQGFKRAAFSNEAGVGSAAIAHSAVRTKEPITEGFVSLLEPFIDTVVICTMTALVIIITGQLVSDPETGLYVLNEAGSAIQTVDGNSGVALTSAAFSSAFGWFKYILAIAVILFAFSTMISWSYYGLKAWTFLFGEGKTTELVFKVIFCLFVIIGAAASLGPVIDFSDAAIFAMAVVNIVALYFLMPIVKGELNSYLGRLKTGEIKKYQ; from the coding sequence ATGAACACTCTCTCAAAAGCGGCTGCTCTGGCCGTCCCCGGCGCCCTCGGGCTGTCGGGCCCGCTGATGGCACAGACCATCGACGAAAAGGTGAATGAGCTGTTTGCCAGCTCCACCGGCTGGTTTGTCAATTTCATCTTCAGCCCATTCCCGGGCACCAGCTTTCCTTGGATCGTTGCGTGGCTGGTGATTGCGGCAACCATTTTCACCATCTACTTCGGACTGATCCAGTTCCGCGCCTTCCCGCATTCGATCTCCTTGGTCAAAGGCGACTATTCGGATCCGAATGACGCAGGCGAAGTGAGCCATTTCCAAGCGCTGGCGACGGCCCTCTCCGGCACTGTCGGCCTCGGCAATATCGCCGGTGTTGCGGTTGCCGTTGGCATCGGTGGCCCCGGTGCGACATTCTGGATGATCCTCGCAGGCCTGATGGGCATGGCGTCGAAATTCACCGAATGTACGCTGGGCGTGAAGTATCGGAATGAATACCCCGATGGCACCGTCTCCGGTGGTCCGATGTACTATATGACCAAAGGTTTTGCCGCACGGGGTCTGCCGGGTGGCAAGTTCATGGCGGTTCTCTTCTCGATCTTCTGTATCCTCGGCGCCTTTGGTGGCGGCAACATGTTCCAGGCCAATCAGGCACATGCGCAGCTGACCAATGTTCTTGGCGATTATCCCGGCTGGATCACCGGCGTCATCTTTGCCGGTGTGGTTTTTGCCGTGATCATCGGTGGCTTGAAATCCATCGCCAGTGTCACCGAAAAAGTGGTGCCGTTCATGGGGGTTCTCTATGTGCTGACCGCGCTGGTGATCATCCTGTTGAACTTCGACAAAATCGGCTGGGCCTTTGGCCAGATCTTCGACGGGGCCTTCACCGGTCTCGGCGTTGCAGGCGGTATGGTCGGGGCGCTGATTCAGGGCTTCAAACGCGCGGCCTTCTCCAACGAAGCCGGTGTTGGCTCGGCGGCGATTGCCCACTCCGCTGTGCGAACCAAAGAGCCGATCACCGAAGGTTTCGTGTCGCTGCTGGAACCCTTCATCGACACTGTGGTTATCTGCACGATGACAGCGCTGGTGATCATCATCACCGGTCAGCTGGTCAGCGACCCTGAAACCGGTCTCTATGTGCTGAACGAAGCGGGCAGCGCCATCCAGACCGTCGATGGAAACTCCGGAGTGGCACTGACATCTGCGGCGTTCTCCTCCGCATTTGGCTGGTTCAAATACATCCTGGCCATTGCAGTGATCCTGTTTGCTTTCTCCACGATGATCAGTTGGTCCTACTATGGCCTCAAGGCCTGGACCTTCCTGTTTGGTGAAGGCAAGACCACTGAACTGGTGTTCAAAGTGATTTTCTGCCTGTTCGTCATCATCGGTGCCGCAGCCAGCCTGGGTCCGGTCATCGACTTCTCCGATGCGGCTATCTTTGCCATGGCGGTGGTCAATATCGTGGCACTCTACTTCCTGATGCCAATCGTCAAAGGCGAGCTGAACAGCTATCTGGGCCGCCTCAAAACTGGCGAAATCAAGAAGTACCAGTAA
- a CDS encoding Hint domain-containing protein: MATLDNAIWLTGNNGAAQNGSTTLSEGGNSTVVTGTFTPGSWDNSQSGYRVSDFGAFGVSEPITASYGFSNPVSDLRFDLQHVNSNGSSHDDKFTLRVLDASGVLVPAAQVIAGLTGVTHHQVTINADGTVSIEGEGRTAATIGVAIDGPISQLDVTFDNGSDAPISGGAGLSDFTFSIPPALDYIVEGTDAGERIDIDYLGDPEGDRVDNGDAADGSQDDVIVAGGGDDTVRAGEGDDFVDVGTGNDSVEGGGGNDTLSGGGGRDLLQGGAGNDLLQGGIDGDTLEGGAGRDTLEGGAGNDSLSSGDDNDLLLGGDGDDTITAGHGDDTLYGGDGNDRLEGLYGNDLIYAGDGDDHVFGRDQDDLIYGEDGNDTLIGSMGTDTVWGGAGNDILAGSQGNDEIHGGDGDDLAFIGVYEDSDRIFLDDGNDFLDGSSAGSSFYGEGGRGDDVMNSGVGNDTLLGGEGYDRLSGGAGGDSLDGGSEDDIIEGGTGADTLIGGTGADSLYGDDDRDLFIGGAGDVVDGGEGGDDYDRLDISELRALGDTRVVYTSADREDGRVEVRNDQGEFVSRLTFSNIEEVIPCFTPGSLVLTPNGAVPVEALEVGDRVVTRDGGPQTLRWTARRTVTNNDLARRPQFQPILIEAGALGSDGGELVPNRDLMVSPQHRMLLTGSRAELLFGSNEVLVAAVHLLNDRDIRRARAMDVTYIHLLFDQHEIICVDGAWSESFQPGDLTLSGMDAAQRSELCHLFPELESMGRAFPTARRSLRSHEARVLLSSGRENFR; the protein is encoded by the coding sequence ATGGCCACTCTTGACAATGCGATCTGGTTAACCGGTAACAACGGCGCAGCGCAGAACGGTTCAACAACGCTGAGCGAAGGCGGCAATTCCACCGTCGTGACGGGTACATTCACGCCGGGCAGTTGGGACAACTCGCAAAGCGGCTACCGGGTATCCGATTTCGGCGCCTTTGGCGTCAGTGAGCCGATCACCGCAAGCTATGGTTTTTCCAATCCGGTGAGCGATCTGCGGTTTGACCTGCAGCACGTGAATTCCAATGGCAGCTCCCACGACGACAAATTCACCCTGCGGGTTCTGGATGCCAGTGGCGTTCTAGTCCCTGCGGCACAGGTCATTGCTGGACTGACCGGGGTGACCCACCATCAGGTGACGATCAATGCGGATGGTACGGTTTCCATTGAAGGGGAGGGCAGGACAGCTGCCACTATAGGCGTCGCAATTGACGGGCCGATTTCGCAGCTCGATGTGACTTTTGACAATGGCAGCGACGCGCCGATCTCCGGCGGTGCCGGGCTTTCGGACTTCACATTTTCAATTCCGCCCGCACTCGACTATATCGTGGAAGGCACGGATGCAGGCGAGCGGATCGATATCGATTATCTGGGTGACCCCGAGGGGGATCGTGTCGACAATGGGGACGCGGCTGACGGCTCTCAGGATGATGTGATCGTGGCCGGTGGCGGGGACGATACGGTTCGGGCCGGTGAGGGGGACGACTTCGTTGACGTCGGCACGGGCAATGATTCCGTCGAAGGTGGCGGGGGCAACGACACGCTCTCCGGCGGTGGTGGGCGTGATCTGCTGCAAGGCGGGGCTGGCAATGACCTGCTGCAAGGGGGCATTGACGGCGACACACTTGAGGGTGGTGCGGGACGCGACACTCTGGAAGGTGGCGCGGGCAATGACTCACTGAGTAGCGGTGACGACAACGATCTCCTATTGGGCGGCGATGGCGATGATACCATTACTGCAGGCCACGGCGATGACACGCTCTACGGTGGCGACGGCAATGATCGGCTCGAAGGGCTATATGGCAATGATCTGATCTATGCCGGTGACGGCGACGACCATGTCTTTGGCCGTGATCAGGATGACCTGATCTATGGCGAAGATGGCAATGATACGCTGATCGGCAGTATGGGAACGGATACCGTCTGGGGCGGCGCCGGAAACGATATTCTGGCGGGCAGCCAGGGCAATGATGAGATCCATGGCGGCGACGGCGATGATCTGGCCTTTATCGGTGTCTATGAGGATTCCGATCGCATTTTCCTCGACGATGGGAACGATTTTCTGGACGGAAGCTCCGCCGGATCATCCTTCTACGGGGAAGGTGGTCGTGGCGACGATGTGATGAACAGCGGCGTTGGAAATGACACGCTGCTGGGGGGCGAGGGATATGACCGGCTGAGCGGCGGCGCGGGTGGTGACTCGCTTGATGGCGGCAGCGAAGATGACATTATCGAAGGCGGGACCGGGGCTGATACGCTCATTGGCGGAACCGGCGCTGACAGCCTTTACGGGGACGACGATCGGGATTTGTTTATTGGTGGGGCTGGAGATGTCGTTGATGGCGGCGAAGGCGGGGATGACTATGATCGCCTAGATATCAGCGAGCTGCGTGCGCTGGGCGATACGCGTGTCGTCTACACCAGTGCTGACCGGGAAGACGGACGGGTTGAGGTCCGAAATGATCAGGGCGAATTTGTCAGCAGGCTGACGTTCTCCAACATCGAAGAGGTCATTCCCTGTTTTACACCGGGCAGCCTTGTTTTGACCCCCAATGGTGCAGTGCCGGTGGAAGCGCTTGAAGTGGGCGACCGGGTGGTGACGCGCGATGGCGGGCCGCAGACTTTGCGCTGGACCGCGCGCCGCACCGTGACCAACAACGATCTTGCGCGGCGACCACAGTTCCAGCCCATCCTCATCGAAGCAGGCGCGCTGGGTTCTGATGGTGGCGAACTCGTGCCGAACCGGGATCTGATGGTGTCACCGCAGCACCGGATGTTGCTGACCGGAAGCCGCGCCGAGTTGCTCTTCGGGTCCAACGAGGTGCTGGTGGCGGCGGTGCATCTGCTCAATGATCGCGATATCCGCCGCGCGCGGGCGATGGATGTAACTTACATCCATCTGCTGTTTGATCAGCATGAAATTATCTGTGTGGATGGAGCCTGGAGCGAGAGTTTCCAGCCGGGCGATCTGACGCTGTCGGGTATGGATGCGGCCCAGCGGTCCGAATTGTGCCATCTGTTCCCGGAGCTGGAGAGCATGGGGCGCGCCTTTCCAACGGCGCGGCGTTCGTTGCGCAGCCACGAGGCACGTGTGCTGTTGTCCTCAGGACGTGAAAATTTCAGGTAA
- the mscL gene encoding large conductance mechanosensitive channel protein MscL, whose translation MLQEFKDFIAKGNVMDMAVGIIIGAAFTAIVKSMVSDLINPIIGVFTGGVDFTNSYLVLAGTVPEGVSLEAAREAGAAVFAHGAFLMAVINFLIIAFVVFMLVRYVNRLKDAAFKQEDVAPAEEAPAGPTELDVLLEIRDSLKR comes from the coding sequence ATGCTTCAGGAATTCAAAGACTTCATTGCCAAGGGCAATGTGATGGATATGGCCGTCGGCATCATCATCGGCGCAGCCTTTACGGCAATCGTCAAAAGCATGGTCAGCGACCTGATCAATCCGATCATCGGTGTCTTTACCGGCGGTGTCGATTTCACCAATTCTTATCTCGTACTGGCGGGCACTGTCCCTGAAGGCGTCAGCCTTGAGGCCGCACGCGAAGCCGGGGCCGCCGTTTTTGCCCACGGTGCCTTTTTGATGGCCGTCATCAATTTCCTGATCATTGCTTTCGTGGTGTTCATGCTTGTGCGCTATGTTAACCGCCTCAAAGACGCCGCCTTCAAGCAGGAAGACGTTGCTCCAGCCGAGGAGGCCCCCGCTGGCCCAACCGAACTGGATGTGCTGTTGGAAATCCGCGACTCTCTGAAACGTTGA
- a CDS encoding mechanosensitive ion channel family protein, with amino-acid sequence MEQWIEQLGALWPLLVSAAKALVVLVVGWIAAGLISGAVRRRINATPHLDQTLGNFAASAVRWVLLAIVLVAVLGIFGIEATSLVAMLGAATLAIGLALQGTLSDLAAGVMLVMFRPYKLGQYVDIGGTSGTVVDLNLFVTELVTPDNVQIIIPNGQAWGAIITNYSAHDTRRVDMVFGIDYGDSADAAKEIILDLANADARVMADPAPWVRVTNLGDSSVDLTARLWCKAADYWELKFAMTQAVKEAFDDKGISIPYPHSVEIKKEA; translated from the coding sequence ATGGAACAATGGATTGAACAGCTGGGTGCCCTTTGGCCCCTGCTCGTCAGCGCTGCCAAAGCGCTGGTCGTACTGGTTGTCGGCTGGATTGCAGCCGGTCTGATCAGCGGTGCAGTACGCCGTCGCATCAACGCCACCCCGCACCTTGACCAGACTCTCGGCAACTTTGCCGCCAGCGCAGTGCGTTGGGTGCTGCTGGCCATCGTGCTGGTCGCCGTTCTGGGCATATTCGGGATCGAAGCCACCAGCCTGGTTGCAATGCTCGGCGCTGCAACCCTCGCCATTGGCCTGGCCCTGCAGGGCACGCTGAGCGATCTGGCTGCGGGTGTGATGCTGGTCATGTTCCGTCCCTATAAGCTGGGCCAATACGTCGATATTGGGGGCACCTCGGGGACGGTGGTGGATCTCAACCTCTTCGTGACAGAGCTGGTGACACCTGACAATGTTCAGATCATCATTCCCAACGGCCAGGCCTGGGGCGCTATCATCACCAACTACTCGGCGCATGATACGCGTCGCGTTGATATGGTGTTTGGCATCGACTACGGCGACAGCGCAGACGCCGCGAAGGAGATCATTCTCGATCTCGCGAACGCAGATGCGCGCGTCATGGCAGATCCCGCACCATGGGTGCGGGTTACCAATCTCGGCGACAGTTCGGTCGATCTGACAGCGCGTCTGTGGTGTAAAGCGGCCGACTACTGGGAGCTGAAGTTCGCGATGACGCAAGCGGTCAAAGAAGCCTTCGACGACAAGGGGATCTCCATCCCCTACCCGCACAGCGTGGAAATCAAGAAAGAAGCCTGA
- a CDS encoding GNAT family N-acetyltransferase, whose amino-acid sequence MTGPTLTTDRLLLRPHQLDDFEALLALWMDPVVVRHTIGRPASREETWTRLLRYIGHWQALGFGYWAVTLREDGRYIGAAGFADYHRDIDPPIGAVPEAGWALMPAAHGKGLATEAVDRMHRWAAEATQWERTCCLLDPENAASVKVARKLGYQPSHDALYREEPTLVMTRTITR is encoded by the coding sequence GTGACAGGACCAACTTTGACAACGGACCGCCTGCTTCTGCGTCCGCACCAGCTGGATGATTTCGAGGCGTTGCTGGCGTTGTGGATGGACCCTGTGGTGGTGCGCCACACAATCGGTCGCCCGGCCAGCCGCGAGGAGACCTGGACCCGGTTGCTACGCTACATCGGTCACTGGCAGGCCCTTGGCTTTGGCTACTGGGCGGTGACGCTGCGAGAGGACGGGCGCTATATCGGGGCGGCAGGGTTTGCGGATTATCACCGTGACATTGATCCACCGATTGGCGCGGTACCAGAGGCCGGCTGGGCCCTGATGCCTGCCGCCCACGGGAAAGGGCTGGCAACAGAGGCTGTTGACCGGATGCATCGATGGGCTGCGGAGGCCACGCAATGGGAGCGTACCTGCTGTCTTCTAGACCCTGAAAATGCAGCTTCGGTGAAAGTCGCTAGGAAGCTCGGGTATCAGCCGAGCCACGATGCGCTGTACCGTGAGGAGCCGACTTTGGTTATGACGCGGACAATCACGCGCTGA
- a CDS encoding YtoQ family protein: MMLNIYLSGEIHTDWRDQIIAGAKDLDVRFNSPVTDHDASDDCGVAILGAEPNKFWHDHKGAKINAIRTRKGIEEADIVVVRFGEKYKQWNAAFDAGYAAALGKSLIVLSQDEHQHALKEVHAAALAVAKEPAQVVEILRYVLKGSLPA; this comes from the coding sequence ATGATGTTGAACATCTATCTCTCAGGGGAAATTCACACCGATTGGCGCGATCAGATCATCGCCGGGGCTAAGGATCTGGACGTGCGGTTCAACAGCCCGGTAACCGATCATGACGCCAGCGACGATTGCGGTGTTGCCATTCTGGGGGCGGAGCCAAACAAATTCTGGCATGATCACAAGGGAGCCAAGATCAACGCGATCCGGACCCGCAAGGGGATCGAAGAGGCCGACATCGTCGTGGTGCGATTTGGTGAGAAGTATAAACAGTGGAACGCGGCTTTTGATGCCGGTTATGCGGCAGCCCTTGGTAAGTCGTTGATCGTGCTGTCACAGGATGAGCATCAGCACGCCTTGAAGGAAGTTCATGCTGCCGCACTGGCGGTGGCGAAGGAGCCAGCGCAGGTTGTTGAAATCCTACGCTATGTGCTGAAGGGGAGCCTGCCTGCGTGA
- a CDS encoding class I SAM-dependent methyltransferase → MTADARFWNRIAQRYAKSKIRDEAAYQYTLERTRSYLTAGDHALEIGCGTGSTAIALSDAVGRITATDLSDAMLDIGRDRAAEAGAGNIQFEQCGDDGLPAGPFDAVMAFNLLHLVPDLDAALSSVAERLPSGKLFISKTPCLGEARGSFKYWMFLTVIPLMRLVGQAPSNVRFLSVADLEAAMEQAGFEIVETGNYPVSTPGRYLVARRR, encoded by the coding sequence ATGACAGCCGACGCTCGCTTCTGGAACCGGATAGCCCAGAGATACGCCAAATCAAAGATCAGGGATGAAGCCGCCTATCAATACACATTGGAGCGGACCAGATCTTATCTCACGGCGGGGGATCATGCATTGGAAATCGGCTGTGGGACCGGGTCGACAGCAATTGCACTGTCGGATGCAGTTGGCAGGATCACCGCAACTGATCTGTCGGATGCCATGCTTGATATTGGCCGCGACAGGGCTGCCGAGGCGGGAGCCGGTAATATTCAGTTTGAGCAATGCGGCGATGATGGGTTGCCCGCCGGACCGTTTGACGCCGTGATGGCCTTCAACCTGTTGCATCTGGTGCCGGATTTGGACGCTGCGCTTTCGTCGGTTGCCGAACGCCTGCCCAGTGGCAAGTTATTCATCTCCAAGACGCCCTGTCTGGGTGAGGCACGGGGCAGCTTCAAATATTGGATGTTCCTGACCGTGATCCCGCTTATGCGGTTGGTTGGACAGGCCCCGAGCAACGTGCGTTTCCTCAGCGTCGCAGATCTAGAGGCCGCGATGGAACAGGCGGGTTTCGAAATTGTAGAAACCGGCAACTATCCGGTATCTACCCCTGGTCGCTACCTGGTGGCCCGGCGTCGTTAA
- a CDS encoding LysR family transcriptional regulator, with amino-acid sequence MDDPDWNHIRAFLATSETGSLSAGARKLGLTQPTLSRQVAALEADLGVLLFERLGRGLALTSAGHDLLSHSRKMGAAAEALSLAATGQAQAIEGTVRITASDVMSAYVLPPVLHQLRQRAPRLTIDVVAANDIRDLMRREADIAIRHVRPDQPELIARLVRESHAHFYAATSYLKRRGRPHSPEEMSHHDFVGFADLERSIEFMAPLGIHLTAQNFRIKSTSGLASWELVKQGFGICPMMTAVADPTPGIERLLPGLDPITFPIWLTTHRELHTSRKIRLVFDLLADFLSHI; translated from the coding sequence ATGGATGATCCGGACTGGAACCACATTCGCGCCTTCTTGGCGACCTCTGAGACAGGCTCTTTGTCTGCAGGGGCGCGCAAACTGGGCCTGACCCAGCCGACCCTGTCGCGACAGGTTGCAGCGCTTGAGGCAGACCTCGGAGTTCTGCTGTTCGAACGATTGGGGCGCGGCCTCGCGCTGACCTCGGCCGGACATGATCTGCTGAGCCACAGCCGCAAGATGGGAGCCGCCGCTGAGGCACTGTCGCTCGCCGCCACCGGACAAGCGCAGGCTATCGAGGGCACGGTCCGAATAACCGCAAGCGACGTCATGTCGGCTTATGTGCTGCCCCCGGTCCTCCACCAGCTGAGACAGCGCGCGCCTAGGCTAACGATTGATGTGGTGGCTGCAAATGACATTCGTGATCTGATGCGACGCGAGGCGGATATCGCCATCCGCCACGTGCGCCCGGATCAGCCCGAGCTGATTGCCCGTCTGGTCAGAGAGTCACACGCCCATTTCTACGCTGCCACCAGTTATCTGAAGCGCCGGGGCCGCCCGCACTCACCCGAAGAAATGTCGCATCATGATTTTGTAGGCTTTGCCGATCTGGAGCGGTCGATTGAATTCATGGCCCCACTCGGCATCCACCTGACAGCGCAGAATTTTCGGATCAAATCAACCAGCGGCCTCGCTTCTTGGGAGTTGGTCAAACAGGGGTTTGGCATCTGTCCGATGATGACAGCTGTGGCAGATCCAACGCCCGGTATCGAACGCCTGTTGCCCGGTCTGGACCCGATCACCTTCCCGATCTGGCTAACCACACATCGGGAATTGCACACCAGCCGAAAGATCCGGCTGGTCTTTGATCTGCTCGCAGATTTCCTCAGCCACATATGA
- the pheT gene encoding phenylalanine--tRNA ligase subunit beta, translating to MKFTLSWLKDHLETDASVEEITETLTDLGLEVEGVSNPADRLKDFTLGYVKHAEKHPDADKLRVCKVDTDEGEMQIICGAPNAREGITVVVCKPGMYIPGLDITIGVGKIRGVESFGMMASERELELSDEHDGIIELPSGKVGDRFVDWLAEHKPAKVDPVIEIAITPNRPDALGVRGIARDLAARGLGTLKPLTIEPVEGGYDSPIKVAIAEDTLDGCPLFTGRLIRGVKNGPSPQWLQDRLSAIGLRPISALVDITNYFTFDQNRPLHVFDAAKVAGNLRVHRAAGDETLTALDEKDYTLCEGQMVISDDNGAESIAGIMGGAETGCTEGTTDVFLESAFWDHVQIATTGRALKINSDARYRFERGVDPEYTREGLDHATRMILDLCGGEPSNVVTAGAVPDQARAYKLDPERVQSLVGMDIPESEQRQTLTRLGFRLEGNMAHVPSWRPDVMGEADLVEEVARIASLTKLEGKPLPRLTDGVPAPVMTPQQRRQQIARRTCASLGYNEVVSYTFIDKASAALFGGGDDATMLANPISSEMSHMRPALLPGLLQAAARNQARGFMDLALFEAGPAFHGGEPGEQHNLISGLLVGRTGPKDVHGASRAVDTFDAKADIEAVLAAIGAPAKVQILRGAQSWWHPGRHGKICLGPKKVLGVFGELHPKVLSEMGIKGSAVAFTIWPDEVPMPRKSGANRGALVQSDLQAVERDFAFVVADDVEALTLVNAAAGADKTLIDDVRVFDEFIGGSLGEGSKSLAITVRLQPTDKTLTEKDIEAVSAKIVAKVTKATGGTLRG from the coding sequence ATGAAATTCACTCTTTCTTGGCTGAAAGACCACCTCGAGACCGACGCATCGGTCGAGGAGATCACAGAAACCCTGACCGATCTCGGTCTTGAGGTGGAGGGCGTGTCCAACCCCGCCGACCGGCTCAAGGACTTTACCCTGGGCTATGTGAAACATGCTGAGAAACACCCCGACGCGGACAAGCTGCGGGTGTGTAAGGTCGACACGGATGAAGGCGAGATGCAGATCATCTGCGGCGCGCCCAACGCCCGCGAGGGCATCACCGTGGTGGTATGTAAACCGGGCATGTATATTCCGGGCCTGGATATCACCATCGGTGTTGGCAAGATCCGCGGCGTTGAGAGCTTTGGCATGATGGCCTCCGAGCGGGAGCTGGAGCTGTCGGACGAGCATGACGGGATCATTGAGCTGCCCTCGGGAAAGGTTGGGGATCGCTTCGTCGATTGGCTGGCTGAGCATAAACCGGCCAAGGTGGATCCGGTGATCGAGATTGCCATCACTCCGAACCGCCCGGATGCATTGGGTGTGCGCGGCATCGCCCGTGATCTGGCCGCGCGCGGTCTGGGCACGCTGAAACCGCTCACGATTGAGCCGGTTGAGGGCGGCTATGACAGCCCAATCAAGGTGGCGATCGCCGAGGATACATTGGACGGATGCCCGCTGTTCACCGGCCGCCTGATCCGGGGCGTGAAGAACGGCCCAAGCCCGCAGTGGCTGCAGGACCGGCTGAGCGCCATCGGTCTGCGCCCGATCTCGGCCTTGGTGGATATCACCAACTACTTCACCTTCGATCAGAACCGTCCACTGCATGTGTTTGATGCAGCAAAAGTGGCTGGCAATCTGCGGGTTCACCGCGCCGCTGGTGACGAGACGCTGACGGCGCTGGATGAGAAGGACTACACCCTCTGCGAGGGGCAGATGGTGATTTCTGACGACAATGGCGCAGAAAGCATTGCCGGTATCATGGGTGGGGCTGAGACGGGTTGCACTGAAGGCACCACCGATGTCTTCCTGGAGAGTGCTTTTTGGGACCATGTTCAGATCGCGACCACGGGCCGGGCGCTCAAGATCAACTCTGACGCGCGCTATCGGTTTGAGCGGGGCGTCGACCCTGAATACACGCGCGAGGGGTTGGACCATGCCACCCGCATGATCCTTGATCTCTGCGGTGGTGAGCCGTCGAATGTGGTGACCGCCGGGGCCGTGCCAGATCAAGCGCGGGCTTATAAGTTGGATCCTGAGCGGGTTCAGTCGCTGGTCGGCATGGATATCCCGGAATCCGAACAACGCCAGACACTGACCCGGCTCGGCTTCCGCCTGGAAGGCAATATGGCCCATGTTCCCAGCTGGCGCCCCGATGTGATGGGGGAGGCCGATCTGGTTGAGGAAGTGGCGCGGATCGCGTCTCTGACAAAGCTGGAAGGCAAACCTCTGCCGCGACTGACCGATGGTGTGCCTGCACCGGTGATGACACCTCAGCAGCGCCGCCAGCAGATCGCGCGCCGGACCTGTGCCAGCCTTGGTTACAATGAGGTGGTGAGCTACACATTCATTGACAAGGCCTCTGCGGCGCTGTTCGGCGGTGGCGATGATGCCACTATGCTGGCCAATCCGATCTCGTCCGAGATGTCGCATATGCGCCCGGCTTTGCTGCCGGGGTTGCTCCAGGCTGCGGCACGCAATCAGGCGCGGGGCTTCATGGATCTGGCGTTGTTCGAGGCAGGCCCTGCGTTTCACGGCGGCGAGCCGGGTGAGCAGCATAACCTGATTTCAGGCCTGCTGGTTGGACGGACCGGTCCTAAGGATGTGCATGGTGCCAGCCGCGCGGTCGACACCTTTGATGCCAAGGCTGATATTGAGGCGGTTCTGGCGGCGATCGGCGCCCCTGCCAAGGTACAGATCCTGCGCGGGGCACAGTCCTGGTGGCATCCGGGACGGCACGGTAAGATCTGCCTCGGCCCGAAGAAGGTGCTAGGTGTCTTTGGGGAATTGCACCCCAAGGTGCTGAGCGAAATGGGCATCAAAGGATCCGCCGTGGCCTTTACCATCTGGCCCGATGAGGTGCCGATGCCGCGCAAATCCGGCGCCAACCGTGGTGCATTGGTCCAAAGCGATCTTCAGGCGGTGGAGCGTGACTTTGCTTTTGTCGTGGCGGATGATGTCGAGGCGCTGACCCTGGTCAACGCAGCGGCTGGCGCGGATAAGACACTGATCGATGACGTGCGAGTGTTTGATGAGTTCATCGGCGGCAGTCTGGGGGAGGGCAGCAAATCTCTGGCCATCACCGTGCGGTTGCAACCGACCGACAAGACCCTGACCGAAAAGGACATCGAAGCGGTCAGCGCCAAGATCGTGGCCAAGGTCACAAAGGCGACTGGCGGCACATTGCGCGGATAA